From the Streptomyces syringium genome, one window contains:
- a CDS encoding GNAT family N-acetyltransferase produces MTVSAESLESVQQLTTVWRTMVLDRDPDADVRELPGITLRWADSRFGFFNCITLTETEAGADLLKHRLNQAAGIMRTKKHPGLLWLFEDLLDNKARTALETTAEQAGLQYAFPGTGMAGDLLPIPEPSHPDLTFARVRTDEQLQAYADLQSRAYGFPLDEGRDGLVGSTLWKNEVHAYLALRGDEPVACAATTGAQGRLFVAFVATDPQWQRKGYGEAVTRKALHEGALATGLTRATLHATAAGAPVYPRIGFQPNTRIHFYALKD; encoded by the coding sequence GTGACTGTTTCCGCGGAGTCCCTCGAATCGGTACAACAACTCACCACCGTCTGGCGGACCATGGTGCTCGACCGCGACCCGGACGCGGACGTACGCGAACTTCCGGGCATCACCCTCCGCTGGGCCGACAGCCGGTTCGGGTTCTTCAACTGCATCACCTTGACCGAGACGGAAGCAGGAGCAGACCTCCTCAAGCACCGTCTGAACCAGGCCGCGGGCATCATGCGGACAAAGAAACACCCGGGCCTCCTATGGCTCTTCGAAGACCTCCTCGACAACAAGGCCCGCACCGCACTGGAGACGACGGCCGAGCAGGCCGGCCTCCAGTACGCCTTCCCCGGCACGGGCATGGCCGGCGACCTGCTCCCCATCCCCGAGCCGTCCCACCCCGATCTGACATTCGCCCGCGTGCGCACCGACGAGCAGTTGCAGGCCTACGCCGACCTCCAATCACGCGCCTACGGCTTCCCTCTGGACGAGGGCCGCGACGGCCTCGTGGGATCCACACTCTGGAAGAACGAGGTGCATGCCTACCTGGCCCTGCGAGGCGACGAACCGGTGGCGTGCGCCGCCACGACCGGGGCACAAGGCCGCCTGTTCGTCGCATTCGTCGCCACCGACCCGCAGTGGCAGCGCAAGGGCTACGGGGAAGCGGTCACGCGCAAAGCGCTGCACGAAGGCGCGCTGGCCACCGGACTGACCCGCGCCACACTGCACGCCACCGCCGCCGGAGCCCCCGTATACCCACGCATCGGATTCCAGCCGAACACACGAATCCACTTCTACGCCCTGAAAGACTGA